In a single window of the Acinetobacter sp. CS-2 genome:
- a CDS encoding phage antirepressor N-terminal domain-containing protein, giving the protein MKMVAQPQTVFFHNTQLSIVEYNNQPYVPMKLVVEGMGLDWKSQHRKLASNPRWGMVKMTIPSSGGIQEMLCIPLRKLFGWFNSISANKVKPECKEAVIKYQEECDDVLWNHWAGKLNARYKAFDELNAIDMDDKISKAKGTLFSLGMHQRKREKKINKQKRQDWINKNTLLLNFGADL; this is encoded by the coding sequence ATGAAGATGGTAGCGCAACCGCAGACTGTATTTTTTCACAATACTCAATTATCAATTGTTGAATACAACAATCAGCCTTACGTGCCAATGAAATTGGTTGTCGAAGGTATGGGGTTGGACTGGAAGAGCCAGCACAGAAAGCTCGCTTCAAATCCGAGATGGGGTATGGTCAAAATGACCATCCCTTCAAGTGGTGGTATTCAGGAGATGCTTTGTATTCCACTGCGAAAACTATTTGGATGGTTTAATTCAATCAGTGCAAACAAAGTAAAGCCTGAATGCAAAGAGGCTGTCATTAAATACCAAGAAGAATGTGATGACGTGCTTTGGAATCACTGGGCAGGCAAATTAAATGCTAGATACAAGGCTTTTGATGAGCTGAATGCAATTGATATGGATGACAAGATATCAAAAGCAAAAGGAACTCTTTTTAGCCTTGGTATGCACCAGCGTAAACGCGAAAAGAAAATCAACAAGCAGAAACGTCAAGACTGGATTAATAAAAATACCCTATTGCTTAATTTTGGTGCCGACCTATGA